The Cryptomeria japonica chromosome 2, Sugi_1.0, whole genome shotgun sequence region agaaaagaagagaagaggatgaagagaaaaagaaacaagaagatgcaaagaagaagagaataaggaagaggagaagcagaaggaatctgagaagagaaaaagaagaaggaagaggaagaaaaggaagaggagaagcggaaggaagcagagaagaagaagaaggaagaggaagaaaaggaagaggagaagaggaaggaagaaaaaaagaagaaggaagaggaagagaaggaagaggaaaagccgaaggaagcagagaagaagaaggcagaagaggataaggaagaggaaaacagaagagaagcagagaagaagaaagcgaaggaggagaaggaaggagaagtggcgaagagcatgcagatggagactccgaaggcaaccagtagtcaagccaaacaggctgacctcaccagtctgattgacctccagtctgcaagtgaaatggagttgctgcagagcatcaaggttgctcaagaacgccttgaagtgatatggaggaaaaaggagcaagatgtgatccaagctgcggtggacactcttaccagtttgatacctagtacaaaCCTCCCctatactgattcatcactggctcaactaaagctcctatgcacagtagtggatgatcaggtgcaaagcctagaagaggtagaagaggcaaatgccaagaaagagtatCAAAAAGCTCTAAATATTTctctggtgaagaagctaaatgagctccggtcagatctacaaaaggcacaaaaagatataagggaagctctagatgaggggaatcttctactcaacaagatttgtcaaccccatctattctgtgacgatgtgcttgcacaaaagcaaaagcttcaatcggacttgcagttatatatgagcaccttcaagccgccatatgactcctttacagcttatgggcaaactgttcaccggtttcatatccggTTTGCGAAAATAGAGCATGAGATTAGCACTCGGTCACAAGATTTTTAGGAGCTTCAATTGGTTCTACTCTCAtgtctgcaaatacttcagaagtgctttctcaatctggatgccttaacggtgactcacgAGATGAGCACAATGGAcgccatggaagagcaggtctcccagatgcagacagagaaagaagtagccaccttcctacttgagtcctggtctttatctatgaaacaattcttgtaggactttaaatctgtttttgacaagttttattccttattgtcataaactcttattattttaatgccAAATGAAAACAGGGATTGTTCAGCTatactttatcattgttggcaaatggggagaagtattctggtatttaaaattttgatgtatgctctgaaTATCTTAATGTCTATCTTTATATGCAAATAGTTATACAATGTATTGTTagctaaagggatagtgtatatgcttagggggagtaattttgcttatggcatgattttgttgtaaaacacttagatgtcaaaaaaaaaaatttcctaagtgttgccatcaatgccaaagggggagattgttggcattttttatgtttatgttgtgattgtcattgatggacacacttgcattgagatcacttttatatgtatgagttaaagctcaaccgacaTGTGttgcaatcggtatgttgtattatagtctttagactattggtgttttgcaaagtaTGTTTATcggtctgaagtggtatgttgactccaagcggttcgtggatctcaagcggtacgagggatcaaagcggcaaaacacatattttccagtcttcacttttgtcaaaccggcaaccggtattttgtgtaaaccggtaatactttgatgagttaccaaccagcattctGTAATGAGCCatcaatcggcattttgtgatgagttaccatccactgattgtttgacggtgccgacactctggctatgcttttgtgtcatgttaccaggtatgtctagattcattgaacctaggaaattggattgtaaacctattggaccgacatgaaatcagattcctttataaggacatcatgtctagggttttttagttgttgctagggtttaaggtggttgatgatttTTTGTAAGAACGATCTTAAAAGTGAAGATCAAGTTTTGTGAAGTGTAATAGAGTGTGTGTttctgaagactaaagtaatgttgagaTGCATTAGCTATTAGCCataatggatctaaccaagcaatctatgctatttgctagatcattcacttgttgattactcacatctttgacaagtctgaagcccttaaccgggtaggctcggagtagcctttgtaaaatcctctaacaagctggttcacctctgtggatctaaaatcctctagtagggtagtctttgatcggacttatctcctaacagagattgagattcctaataggatctgttctggtaaagaacattgtatgaccttaaccggtctggttcctattctgcagatagttacttatgagtttcatctcaccatggtttttcccatttgggtttccacgtcaaatatcttgtgttatggtgttattgctcctgtgggtgaatgtgtTATTTGCATTTTGGTCTGCATGTGTGTTAATcgatttgtctgttaaactgttttaccggtctATCTCTAGACTATTTACATATTTGAAtacagtgtttttcggtatactaattcacccctcccccctcttagtattcatcagaaaggATTGTCTTTATAAGTGTTTTTGGAAAGTTTACCTTTTGGGATAAGTGTCGAATATGGGGTTACAGGAGCGTAGAATTTTCTTTTTCTAGCTCTATTATTATTTATCATATATAATATATGCTTGGCCAAGCTACTTTAGAccattgaaatagattaatttatttatatatatttctcaTTTCCATATTTTGTATTCAATCATAGCATGTTATTGTATGACAGGATTATGCATGTAGATAATATTAGGCATGCACTATATTCCCTCATGTTCACAGATTCCTTTTTGCTAAGAATCTCATGCAGGGTCGGTGGTTCTTCATGTTAGGAAGAACTCTCTGGGGAAGCCTAAGTtttgtggttgggtggaaaagtaCCTTGACCATGTTTTCATCTTTGATTGCGAAAGATTATTGGATTGGCCTATCGGGGATTCTAGTGTTGCATACAATACTTATATTCTTAATTGTATTATTTGGCTTGTCAGTGATGGATTGCCTGTGTTAATTATTGTACCATGTTTGATTTTGTACTTATGATTTTTTATTTGTATAATATGATATGTGATGATGTAGAATGTATTGAGAATTATGTAATTAAAAATAAACTTTGTCAatatggtatttatgatatttatTTGGATTTATGTGATGAATTTGATATTTTGTACCTTACAATCCATTAGGATAATCAGTAGTCCTAGCATACAGCCATGGAAGAGCATCCACATAGCTAAATCATGCAAAAGACTATAACAGGTAAAATAAAAATTGATATTGCTTAATATATAATTGTTGAaaagaaacataaaataaacataGATCTACTTCTACCtaaaattatatttacaatataaaATAAACATATACCTCTTGTGATGCTTGTTATGTTGTCATAGAAGGACTCATCATGGATGAGCCAACTACAATAATTTCCTATATAAAAAATGACAAGAATGTAAGACTAAAAATGTTCATTTACATATAATAATAATATGTAGAATATTCAAAAAACATTTAAACTTGTTGTGATGCTTCTTCCAATGTTGGAGAAGCACATTGTGATGCTTCTTCCAATGTTGTAGAAGCACTTAATATGGATGTACCAATAGCAACTTGTTGTATTAAATAGACAAGAATGTAAGACTAtcaatatatgtacatgtatatataataGATTTGAAAAGTGAACATCTAAATCATGTTACGGTAAGTTacataagttatttaaactatgtTCAATTACCCTTTCTCAATTAAGTGTTGTACTATAAGATGTTGGAAAAAGGTTCAAGTTGGAAAAAGGTTCCACCTCATCTAGACTTGGAGTAgactacaagagtaaaataagatcaacatataaattaatatataatttaaatgatatgcatagatgcaaaaacaaaattATAAGACATGCATGTGCAAAAAATTAAACCATCAAatctaggccaaatgaaatgatCGAAATAGTACCACGTTAAACTTCTCTAAATTGATCATCTATCATCAACAATTAAATCCCATATAAATATACTTTAGTATTACTAtcttataaatattaaataaaaataaatttcactATGAAACTACATTAAGTTTTACCTCTACTTATTGATAAGATCCAACTTGCTCCTCTTCTCTAGTATATGATGACTATCTAGAATGTGTTCTTTCTTGTGGTACCTCATGGAAACAatgattaattttttaaaaaacatgtaaataattattgagactatcaaatttaatttaaaacatccATTCATCAATGCTTTATGTTAATAGAAGAAGAAATTGTGATAGATTAGTCAAATGATAATTGCAATTCCTCAAAACCATGAAAAGTATGTATGTTAGAGAAGATGTAGTTTGTGGCGAAAAAAATAGAACATGTGGATCCAAAATTTTGAGATTTACAAtttgtttagacattttttattttgtaaataaaaataaatatgtttgtGTTATAACTTGTTTTGAAAATTATCAACCTTCATTATTGTATTAGTCCTGGAAATCCAATCCAAAGGGATATCAATTCTCAAAGATTTGTTTTCTATATATTATAGAAAAATAACTAAATGTTGAACATGCTTTCCatcatatttacatattttttatgttgatcagtaaacatatcacaataatattaatatctttctTACCTTTCTAACCAtgtaattttatctatattttgaaCATATTAAGATTTGATCTTAAATTTCTTTTATTAGTGTCTTCCTTTAAAAAATTTATGTATAATATTTTTTGTTGTCATCTTTCATCTATTCATCTAATTTGGAAACAAGTTATATTTTCTAAACCCTATCttatatacattaaaaaaaattgacttttgattgattttatataAAATAAGGGGGCAATTCAATTTTTGTTTTTAAAGATGTGTCtactttaaaaattaataatttattcatgaaaaaaatagaaaaaaaatagggATAAACTATGTGATGTTAGctaatttttctattaataattattaaaattcaaCATTTTAAGGGGACCACACTAgatgctatgttatattttttaacaaaaatttaattaCTTCTTCCATTGAAATGATTTGTGAAATAATTTAATAAGTCAATATTTTAGGGGTCCACACTAGATGCTATGATCATATATTTTTCTAACAAAAATAGAAtcactttgtgtgctccccctaTTTGAATCTCTTAATTGCCCACCATTTTTTTAAATAGTAGTCTAAAAAGTGTATTCTAAGACTAATGAATCTTGGTCTTCTcacatcttcaaattcaaattttgagtatattatcttcaatttctcatgcAAACCAATTTTCTACTAATTAAAAAGTAAAAATGATCACTTGCTTTTTGATCCTCTATTTCCACACACATTACCttcttttataatttatttttttatgctatcatatatatatagattgaattttattctaaattttaaaaatgttataaaTCACACTTTACATCATATATTTTAcaattttattcatttttattataaatttaaaatattatactttacatataaataataaaatctaaaatttccCTCGTCCTAAACACTAATCTCATTAatcttatatattttaattaaaaattgaaccatagttgaaaaaaaaaactatttttaagATTATAGCTGTTTCAATTTTAGGAGGAAGGTGCGATTCCCTTTGAAACTTTGAGCGAGGAGACGCAACCTAATCTTAATATAAAAACCACATTTTatcaatatatttaaaaaaaatgaaaaaaaaaatccttttgaagaaaaaaaattccTAATGACGCTCACATGCCTACTGTACGAGACGGTAGATGCAGTCCAAGCTGTCTGAATTAATCTACACCTTAGAATGTCCAGTCATTAGAGCTCCTTTTATCAACGCCCTTATGAAATTCCACACAAGGAAGATGTCTACGGTGACAGTGACCTCGAAAAAAATTACAATGGCCTTATCTTCAGATTATTCTTTGCTTAAACAAATAAAAATGGTTACTGTTGAAATGCAGATCGGACTTATTTCTATGAAGTAGTCAATGTGAGCGTTAGGTCAGATGAGGGGCATGGAATCCATTAAAGCTTATCTTAAACATTCAATTTGCAGAACAAGTACGCAAATAGAGGTCGCAAAGTCTTCTTCCTGTAAACACAATACTAGTAACTGTTTCAATTTGAATCAATCTTTTATTATTAACATTTCAGATTACATTCTACGATCTATCATCAGTATCATGTTCTATGATCTATTATCATGATGAAAAATTCAAGGATGATGATAATAGATCATTAAATCTAACAGGACATGAAAAGTATAGATCCATACAAAACCTATATTACTTCGTTGGCTTCAAATTATGCTCATAAGAAGCAGTAAACAGGGTATATAATAGAGAGTACTACAATCCTAGTCGGTACATGCCTAAAATCTGTTTTGTTATAATTACAGGACGGCATGCTCATGGCAGAAATCCATACTGTTATAATTACATAAAAGAAACAGAAGAAAACATTATCAAGCAATTAAAAAATATCTTTGAAATATGCACACTAACTACGCGCTGTTGTTGGGTGTGGTTTTTGTGCTTGGCCACTTGTCCTGAACAGAAGTGGGAGAGGGAGGGCCCATACCACTAAGAACTTTCTTTCCTCCATCACTACCGAAAGAGGTGTGAGAATCAGGATTTTTCACATGCACCCAATTTTGGTCTATTTGGTCAAGCTGGGCAACAACTTCTTTCATATCTGGTCTATCATCCTTGGAGGCCTGGAGGCATCTGAAGGCTAACTCTGCAACTGCTGTGATAGATGATCTTACCTCATTGTCAAAATCAAAGCCTAAATTAGAATCTACAAGCTCTTGCAAAGCTCCTTCTGTGATCTTTGTTAAAGCCATATTAGCCAGGGAAATTTCCTTTCTAGTCCTGTTTATATCTACAGCCAACTTGGAGGAGATCAATTCCACTAAAACCACACCAAAGCTGTAGACATCGGATTTTTCTGTGAGCTGAAAGCATTCATAGTATTCTGGATCAAGGTACCCCGGAGTGCCCTGCGGAGCAGTTGAGACATGGGTTACATTCAGAGGCATAAACCTGGAAAGTCCAAAATCTGCAACTTTTGCCTTGAAATACTCATCTACAAGAATATTTGTGGTCTTCACATCTCTGTGCAGTACAGGGGGGGTTTGTTTGTGAAGAAATGCCAAAGCATGAGCTGTTCCTACACTGATTTTTAAACGTATTTCCCAATTTAagcctttccctctcttttctccGTGGAGATGATCTGCCACAGTACCGTTTTTCACATATTCATAAACAAGAAGCAGATCTTTTCCCTCTGGAGAAGTGCAGCCATAGAGACCTACCAGATTTGGATGTTGCAGAGACGATAGAATCTGCACTTCGTTGATAAACTGGTCGTGCCTTCTGTAGTTGTCCTGATACATTCTTTTTACAGCTACTGCTCGCCCATCAGGAAGTTTTCCCAGATACACAGATCCAAACCCACCATCCCCAAGAATTTTGTCCCCGGAGAAGTTGTTTGTTGCATATTTTAGGATTTCATAGGAGAAAATGGTCAAATTCCCTATTTTCTGCTGTACCCCTGCTTCTATATCTCTGCTTGCGCTATATTCAACCTCTTTTGTAATAAGAGTTGGGCTCGGAGAAAGGTTTCTCCTCCTCTGTTTTGGGTTTCTACATATTAGGAACCCTCCTCCTATCAACAACAAAGCCAAGCCTCCACTGACACCACCTGCGGTGGTTAGAAAGAAGTTAATGGATGGGAAGAATAAATTAGCAAATTTTCAGTCTCATAGAATCAAGAAGCCTCTCACCTATTATAAGACCTAAGTTTGACTTCTTTGAGTTCTTCTTCTTGACTGCATTGCCTGCAATGACTgcattaaaaatgcaaaatgcttatcAGCTCTGAAAATAAAGATGATTCAGCAGAATAAATTATGAGAAAGCTAGGACTTTATAGCGCCCATATTCTCTTTAACTTTTAGTTTTTCTAAATTGCGAGGTTAGTAAAACTAAATTACTAAGAGGCAAATATAGAGAAAATTGAACCAAATACCTGATGAACATGTGGTTTGATGGGGTGCATCCTCGCAAAAGCAAAGGAACTGGTTTAAATCGGAAATATTAAACCCACACAGACCACCGCTTGAAACGCAACTCTTACATTTCTGGTCTTGTTCCTCGGCAATATTCCAATGGGTTGATGCCTCTTCAACAGTTACCCATTTAAAAGAACATCCTGGAACCTCAAGGCCAGGTAGTAGAGCTACACATTGCAAATCGCACACAAGAACTTGTAGACTGATGTTATGTCGTTGGATTTGATCGAAGAGACCCCCGTCTTGGATTGCATCTTCGTTGAGATTATATGAAAATGAACAATTTTGGAAACTCGTGTCCTCAGTAATTGTTGACGTCTGATTATCTGGAAAAAAGTTTAAGATTGTGTACCTCTGGTTTCCAATTTTGATTACCAAATGTCCCTTATCTTCACAGTCGACTTGTAAGTCTGGCAGACCACATCCACTTTCCCTTAAACCAAAAGGATATGGGATTTTTATACCGCCACATGTTTGATTGCTTTCGCAGTTTGTATAACTGAGGTCTGCGCATAGCGAACAAGGGATTAAAAGGGTATACGCAATGAAGGTATAGAGTAGATTTAAACGAGACACAGAATGATGGACGGGTGATTGTATTGAAGTAAAAAGGGCAAGAATTGGAGCCATGGGCATTGATTTTGACCGAATTCACTAATTGCAGAGGTATCTCATTACAATGAAAACAGCTAATATTTGAAAGAGGGATTTAGGGTTCTTCT contains the following coding sequences:
- the LOC131069320 gene encoding LEAF RUST 10 DISEASE-RESISTANCE LOCUS RECEPTOR-LIKE PROTEIN KINASE-like 1.2 — protein: MPMAPILALFTSIQSPVHHSVSRLNLLYTFIAYTLLIPCSLCADLSYTNCESNQTCGGIKIPYPFGLRESGCGLPDLQVDCEDKGHLVIKIGNQRYTILNFFPDNQTSTITEDTSFQNCSFSYNLNEDAIQDGGLFDQIQRHNISLQVLVCDLQCVALLPGLEVPGCSFKWVTVEEASTHWNIAEEQDQKCKSCVSSGGLCGFNISDLNQFLCFCEDAPHQTTCSSVIAGNAVKKKNSKKSNLGLIIGGVSGGLALLLIGGGFLICRNPKQRRRNLSPSPTLITKEVEYSASRDIEAGVQQKIGNLTIFSYEILKYATNNFSGDKILGDGGFGSVYLGKLPDGRAVAVKRMYQDNYRRHDQFINEVQILSSLQHPNLVGLYGCTSPEGKDLLLVYEYVKNGTVADHLHGEKRGKGLNWEIRLKISVGTAHALAFLHKQTPPVLHRDVKTTNILVDEYFKAKVADFGLSRFMPLNVTHVSTAPQGTPGYLDPEYYECFQLTEKSDVYSFGVVLVELISSKLAVDINRTRKEISLANMALTKITEGALQELVDSNLGFDFDNEVRSSITAVAELAFRCLQASKDDRPDMKEVVAQLDQIDQNWVHVKNPDSHTSFGSDGGKKVLSGMGPPSPTSVQDKWPSTKTTPNNSA